Genomic segment of Desulfovibrio sp. ZJ209:
CAAAGCAATCGCAAACATCATAGGCATAACCGATACCACCAGTTACTGGCAGAGCGGACCCGTTGCCCGCTTCAAAGTGCCCGTAAATCTGCCGCGTGGCGTCGCCCATCACGCCTCCCATGCTGGGAGCGCGCGTGCCGTCCCCGGCCATCGCGCGGAACATTCCACGCAAGTCCGGCATGTAGAGGGTATCTGTCTCAGGGTCGTAAAAGAATTTGCAGACACCGCCAAAGCCCTCCCAGCCAACGGTGGCCCCGCTGGCGAGCGTATGCCAGATGGCGACGTGCGCGGCCTCGCGCTCGGCGAGAGATTCAAAGCAGCGCGCCTGCCCGTGGGCTGTTTGCAGGTAGGCATGGGCCTGCGGCCATGTGGCAGCAAAATTGGCGACAGTGTTGCCGTTGAGCGGAATCATGCCGGGCCGCTCCAGCGTGTCCTCGAACCAGACGGTCTGGCAGATGCTCCAAGGACCCATGCCTGCCAGAATCTGCCAGTCCGCGCCGGCATAGATGATTTCATAGACCTGCCCCTTTGCGAGATTGCCAACCTCCACCGGCATACCCAGATACCTCAAGGGCGTGGCCTCGCCGCCATTGATGCTGATTTGGGGATTTTCTGCGGTGTTGACCTCATCGAAGCGCAAATACACTTTTGCCCCCGGGACCAGCGTGAAGTTGGCAGCCTCGAGGTTTTTGACTGCGGTTGCGGCCGGGGTGGCGCAAGTGAGGAACGGGCCGCGCCGGGTAATGAGGGCAAGAAGGGCATCGCGGACCTGGGTATTGCTCGTCTTGTCCAGTGACATGGCAGCGCCTTGGATAATGGCGCAAAGCTCCTCCTGCACGGCGTTGAGCCAGTCGGCCGTGACGGTTGTGGCGGCCACGGGGATGGTGGGGTCGCCCTCGGTGAACCTGTTGTCCGGCGTGGCCGTGGGGCAGTCTATGCGGTGCATGGGGCCTCCGTGTCGTAAGAAATGATGGCAATGGCGTGGGCGGGTTTGCGCCAGGCGATGACGCACTCGAGGATGGGGTCGCCCCAGTGGCGCAGGGCATCGCCCGCCGGGCTTTGGCCGGCCTTGAACACGCGCGCCACGTCGCCCCGGGCTGTCACCTGAAAGGCGAAGATCCAGAGGCCGTTGGTGAGCGGGTCGCCGGCTTGCGAGTGCCCGGCCCTGAAGGGCCGGAAGCCCGCAATATCCACCTCATAGCCCGCCAGGAGCGCATAGCGCCTGAGCCAGCGGCGCGAGATGCCGCCGCGCTCCTGAAAGGCGAGGGCCAGAAGCGCCATGCGCACCTGCAAGAGCTGGCCGCCCCGGGTACAGGGGCCGGGCAGGCCGTAAACACGCTCCCAGTCCGGGAGCCATTGCTGCCAGACAAAGGGCCGCAAGGCGCCGAGGACGCGCGCGCCGTCGGCCTGCACGCGGTCGAGCTCGCGGCCTTCCATCTGGAGGGAAAGCTCCACGGCCGGGGCCGCCGCGTCATAGGAAACCGGCGGCAGAAGCGCCGCCAGGAGGTCGCGGTGCGGCATCAGGGCATCCTCCGGGCGCAGACAGGAGGATGCCCAGGCGGCGGCAAAGCGCCGCCCGGCCCAAAGCAAGCAGGAAAGCCGCGCCTTTCCTGCGAAGCGAGAGGCCGTATGGTTTGAAGCGCGGAGCGGTTCAAACTAACCATTTTTAAAGGGCCTCCAGCGTCACATCCCCGAGCCGGCACCATTGCAGGGCCGTGGGCGCGGGATTGGTGGCGGGCTCACGCACGGCCACATCCGCCACGCCCTCGATGCCGGAAACGGCGGCAATCACGCGCGCGAGCACCAGGGCCTCGCCGGGCTTGAGGAGGGCGAATTGCGCCGAAAGCGCCTCGAGCACCTGCGGCCGCAAGGTGAGCAGTGTGGCGTGGCCTTCCACGCGCAAGGCGAGCGTCATGTCCACGGTGAGGAGCACGGGCGCATAGACCGTGGCCCGGATGCCCAGCGGGCACTCCTCGTCGATATGCGCCTGGGCGGCGGCTACGACATCCGGCCCGGGGATGCCGTCCTGCCCGGTGAGCACCACGTCCACCGTGCCCGGTCCCTGCCGCACGGGATAGACCTGGGCATCGGCCACGCCCGGCACCTCGCGCGCCCAGCGGCGATAGTCGGCCGCCGTGCCGCCGGCGGGCGGCTCGCGCATGTAGTCGAGCAGGCGGCCGAGCAGGCTTGAATCCGTCTCGGCATCCGTGCCCCCGGCAAGGTCGAGGAGGCCGGTGGACTGGACGCCGGAAGGCGCGGCCAGCAGCGTGACGCGCGCCCCGCGCCTGTCCGGCATGGCGCCGGCCTTTTGCGCCCGGCAGGGCACTTGCGCCGTGGCGTCGACATCTTCCCCGGCAAGCGTGGCGGCGGCGGTTGTGAGGTAGAGCTCGCCCTCCTCGTCGCGGGCCTCGGTGCCCGCGGGGACATACGCCCCGGCGCGGCCCGTGAGGGTGAGCGTTCCGGCCGCGCGGGTGGCCGCCTTGCGGGTGATGCCGCGCAGGGCGCAGTGCTGCTCAAGGTATTCGGGGTCGGCCGTATCGGGCAAAATCTGGCGCGTCTGCCAGTGCTGGAAGGCGTAGAGGCCGTCCACAGCCGAGGCCACGCAGCTCGCGCGGATGAAGAGGTCGCTGTCCGCGTCCGTATGCGCCGTGGCGTCAAGGTTGCGGGCGTCGCGCAACTGGCGGGCGCGGATCTCGGCGAAGCTGGGCACGGTATAGGGCATGGTCAGGCTCCCACTCGTACAAAATGCTCGAAGGCCCAGGCCGCGCCCCCGGCCTCGGTGACTTGCACATGGAGGAGCAAGCGCCCGTTGTGCGGCTGCTTGGCCGTCACCTCGATGGCGCGCGCCCGGCCGTCGTCCAGCAGGGGCTGGAGCGCCTGCTCGGCATATTGGCGGGCGAGGATGCTTACGCGCGGCACGTCCTTCTCGCGCGCGAGCTCGTGGAGGCGGCTGCCCAAGGCGGGGTCGGCCCACCAGGAGCCGCGCGGCGTCATGAGGCGCAGGTAAACGGCGTTGCCCAGGTGGTCGATGCGGGCGCCGGTGTAGTCGCCGGTAGTTGGGTCAAGTTGAGCGTCCATGCCCCCACTTTAGTGGGGGCAGCAGCGCAGGAAAGGCTGGCGGGGTACAGCGGCGGGGAACCTACTGGGGGAGGCCCGTGTTGCCGCCGCCGGGGAGGACGCCCGTGTGCGTGTGGCCTGTCTGGCTGATGCCGCCGGCCACATGGTCGCCGCTGGAGACGATGGAGCCGTCTTGCGTGATATTGCCCTGAATGGCGACATTGGCGCTCATTTCCACCTTGTCGCCCTTTTCGCCGGTGGCGGTCATGTTGCCGGTGAGCGTGGTCTGCGGCGTATCAATGAGGACGCCCTGCCCGGCCTCGATGACGGCGGCGTTCTTGACGCGCAGGCGGAAGTCGTCGCACTCGGCCTCGATGACGCGGCCCTGCTTTATGTGGACGTAGGCGCCCTCCTGGCTGTACATGCGCGCCTCGCCGGGGCCGACCTTGAGGCGGTAGGCCCCGTGTTCCGTGGCGATGACCACGTTGGCGGAGCTCTTCCCGGCGAGCGGCAGCACGATGAGCTGGCTGCCCTCGGGGATGCCGGAGGAAAAGCCGAACTGCTGCACGACCTCCACGGCCTGGGCCTGCTCACCCGCGAGGCCCTGCCCCTGGGCGAGCTGCAAGGCGGGGTCGCCGTTGAGCTGCGTCAGGCGCGCGCGGAAGGGCAGGCGCAGGGCGCGCAGGGCGCGGCGGATGCGCTCGTCAATGAGGGCGGTTATATCCATAATTCAATCAATCCCCCACTCGTCGTCGTCATGCGTGCCGCGCTTCTTTTTCTTTTTCGGCTTTTTGGAGGTATCGGGGAGCCAGAGGCCCCAGGGCTTGAGGGTGAGCGTGGTGGTTCGCCCCTCCCGCCCCGCGCGCAGGGTGCGCCGCGCGAGGAGGTTATCCGTCTCGCACAGGCCCTCCACGCGCAGGCGGATGTGCATCCCCGGCTCCCAGAGGGCGCCTGCGTCCGTCCTGTGGCCGCGCACCTCCACCGTGGTGGTACGGTACTCGAACACGCTGTCGCTCAAGATTTTCTTGGCGCGGGTCCTGGCCTCGGCGATGCTGTCCACATGGCCCTCGTCGCGGATGAGGGGGCGCTGAAACCAGGCCAGCGCGTCCCAGGCGCGGCCGCTGATGGCGTTTTGCGCCTCGTCGTCCTCATTGCCCACGGACTGGCCGAGGACCGTGACCTCGCTGTAGCGGCGGGAGATGTCCGTCTCGTATTCCACGGAGAGGACATTGTTTTTCGTGCCATCGAAAGCGCACAAGAGTTCCGCGTCGGCCGGGCGGGAATAGTCCGGCGCGGCCACCTTGAGCACGCCGTCCGGCGTGAACCACGGCCAGAGGCCGCTGGCCTCGGCCGCGCGGGTGAGCGCCTCCCAGGCGGTCATGCCCGGCTCCACGCTCACCTTCTTGCGGGGCGGGCCGCCCGCCCGCACCTCGATGCGGTCGATGCCCAGCGGGCGCACGATGAGGGCGCAGACTTCCTCCACTGTCACGTCGCGCCGCGTCTTGACGGGGGCCGAGCAGTCCAGCAGCACGGCCGCGCCGTCCCGGCCCGAGATGGTCAATTCCAGCGCGTCCTTGCGGATGGTGCGCCGGATGGCGTCGATGCGGCCCGAGAGCACGAGCGCGTCGCCCACGCGCACCTCCACGGGCGCCCAGGGGCGTATCCATTCCGGGATTTGCGCGGCCGGGATGCCGAGGCCCACCTGCCAGGCGTCGGCCGGGGTGAAGAGGTCGGAGTCGATGCTCGCCCGCGTCCAGTCGCGGTGGAGGTGCCCGGCGATGGTGAGCGAGACGGCGTCCTTATCTTGCATACACCAAAAGCTCCTGCCCCCGGGCCACAAAGTTGGGGTTGCGCACCTGGGGATTGATGCGCGCAAGCTCGGCCGCGCGGGTGTAGTCGCCATAGAGGCGGTGGGCCAGAAGGTGGAAGTTGCAGGGTGTTACGGCCACATGCGTCACCAGCGGCGGCCGGGCGTTCAGCGCGGCCTCGCCCATTTGCCGCACGGCAAGCGCGGCCTCGCGCAGGCCCTCACAGATGTCATGCGTGCGGCCGGGCGCCCATGCGGCCGTCACGGCGTCAAGGCAATCCTCAACGCGGGCGCGGGCATTGCCCGTGAGGCTTTCCACCTCCGCCGGGGTGAGGGCCGGCTCGTCCAGCTCGGCCTCGAGCGTGTCGGCCACGGCCTGGCACCATGTTTGCGTCTGAAGGATGAGGGCCTGCGTGGTGGCCTGGGCCACGGCCGTCTGGAGGCTCCCGGGCGTGGGCGGCGCGGGCGTGGCGGCTTGCGCCCGGGGAGCGCGCACGGCCAAAACGGCCTCGGCCCGGCCCACCTGATCGCTCACCGGGCCGGATACCCAGGCCGCGCCATAGGAGTTGACGCCGGTCGCGTAGTCGCCAGACTTGCGGCCCGTGGCAAGGTCCAGCCGGGGGAAGGCCTGGGACAGGCGCGAGAGGGAAAGATAGCCGCCAAGCCCGGAAACGCCGGCGGCCGCATGGGAAATGCAGGCGGAAAGGTCGGCCACAAAGGCGCGGGGCGCGTCCAGCCACTGGGCGGCGGTGCGGACCACCTGCCGGCTCCCGTCATAGACGGTGAGCAGGCCGTCCAGCTCCACCAGCACGGCGTTCCTGACGCTGGCGGCCTTGCCCGCAAGCTCGCCCAGGGTGGACATGAGGCCCGGCGCCGCGCCGTCGGCGGCCTTTTGCAGGCCGGAAAGGAGGGCGTCGCGGGCCTTTTCGGCCAGCGAGCGGGCGCTCGCGCCGGCAAAGAAGGGATTGTCCGGCCCGGCCTCCACGGCCTCGAAACTCACCGTGGCGTAATTGGCGCGCTCGGCGTCGTGGGCGACCTCCCAGGAGCGGATGCAGACCTCGACGCTGCCGAACACGGGGTGCACGAGCTCGCCCTTGCCGTCCTTTTCCAGCGCCGTGACGAGCGCCTCCACGCCGGCCTTGTAGGACTGGCCCCAGAACAGCGCCTTGACCGGGATGACGCGGGCCTTGCGCCCCAGGTCCTCCACTTCCGCGCCGGGGCGCCAGGGGTATTCATGGACGGCGAGGCTTTTCTCGCCCTTGTCCGTGATGGATTCCACCTGAAAGGGCACGCCCCTAAAGGTGGCGTCAAGCAGGGTGAGCCACGACATATGCCTACCTCCTCGTGGACTGCCTAAGCTGGGCCTGCTCGACCTTGCGGGCGATGACCTCGCCGTCCAGCTCCACGGTCAGGTTGAGGGTGGCGGCAAGGGGCGCGGAGCGGATAACCTCCGCCGCCCGCATGACGGTTTCTTCAATGGGCTTGGGCTCCGGGGCTTCTTTTTCCTTGTTGCCGAAGGCAAAGTCGCCCACGGCCTCACCGAGCTTGCTGCCCGCGAAGGTGCCCACGAGAGCGCCCAAAAGGCCGCCGATGCCCATGCCCACAGGCCCGGCGAAGGCGCCCGCCGCCGCGCCCGCCTTGGCCCCGCCGACGCCGCCCGCAAGGCCGCCCGCCGTTTCGGTGTGGGCCGCGTTTTTCTGGGCGCGCGTCATGCTGTCATCAAGCTCGGTGGCCGCGACCTCGCCCCCGGCAAAGAGGAGGTTGAGGAAGGGGACTTTCTTGGCGAAATTGCGCGCCGTGTTCATGACGCCGCCCCTGGCGGCGCCCTTGGCCGCCCCCTCCACGGCTTGCGCGGCCGAGCCTTCCGCCGGGGCGGTGATGTTGAGGGGCGCGTCCTTGGCGGCGGCCTTGACCTCACGCACCACATTCTTTTTTTGCGCGGCGGCCTGTTCCAGGGCCTGTACAGACTTGTTCGCGGGCCTGGCGGCCTTTTCCACGGCCTCGGCCGCGCCGCCTTTTGCCATGAACTTCCGCGCCATGCCCATGAGCGCCTGCCCGGCCTTGACCTTGGCGAAGAGCGCGAGCGCCCCCATGCCAAGCGCGCCGAGGGCGACGGTGGTGTCGCGCGCGCCCTCGCTCATGTCCGTGATGACGCGGGCAGCATTCTTGAGGGGCGCGGTGAACAGGCTGTCCATGATCTTTGCCCAGGAATTGCCCAGGGCCGTCAGGGCGCTGTCGATGGTGTCGCTGTTTTCGCGCCACTTGCGGTCGAGGTCGCCCTCGTTGCCTGTGACGTTATACTTGTCCAGGAAGTCAAAATTGCCGGATTCCCGGTACTGCTTCATGATGCTTTGCAAGGCCGCCTGGGCCTCACCGCTCAAGCCAAGTTTCTTGAGTTTTTCAATGCTGCCGCCCGTGGCCTTGGCAATGTCCTTCTGAATATCAATGATGCTGCGGATATTGCCTTTCTCGTCAAAAACCTTGATGCCCGCCTTGGCAAGGGAATCCTTTTTTCCCGATTTCGCCACCAGTTCGCGAAAGAGGGAAACCACCGCCGTGCCCGCTTCCGCCGAGGTGCCCTTGCTGTCCTTGGCAAGCTGGAGGGCGGTGTTGACCTCGAAGAGCCCACCCGTGCCGCCGCGCCCGAGGGCGCTATAGGCGGCGGCAGCGGAGCGACCATATTGGGCAAAGTCGCGCAGGGTGAAGGAGCCCTTGTCGCCAATGGCTATGGCGCCGGAAAGGCCGCGCTCTGTATCTTCACGGTTGGTGATGCCCATGGTGTGCATGACCTTGGCAAGCGCGCCCATGTCCGCGGCATTGCCACCGCTGGCCTTTTGCGCCTTGCTGTAAAGGTCAAGCGTGTTGCCGTAAAACTTGCTATCGCCGATAAGATCCTGCATGACCTCGGCCAGGGTCATGACATCGCCCTCGCCCACGCGGGTAGCCCCGGCCGCCCCCTGCACGCGGGACTTGAAGGCGCTGGCCTCCTCCGCGTTCATGTTGGCGTTGGCCTTGAGGGCGGCATAGCGGGAATCCATGCTGACGAGGTGCGCGGCGGAGCCCGCCGCGGCAATGCCCCCGGCCACCTGCGCGGCGGTGCTGGTCGCCACGGAGCCGGCCATGCGCACGCCCGCGCCCACCACATGGCCCGCCCGGTTCGCCACCTTGAGGAGGGCCGCCATTTCCCGGCGCGTCCTGCCCGTGGCCTCGCGGAGGTTTTGCATCTGCGCGGCGGCGCTCGTGAAGGGCGTGTGCGCCGCATGGGCCAGCGCCTGGGCCACGCCGTTTACGGAGCGCGAGGCATCCCGCCCGCGTTTGTCCACTTCGGCAAGGGCGTCGGCCACGGTGCGGGCGCTCGTGGCGCTCTTCTCCTGCTCCCGCGCCGCCTTGCGGGCGTCAGCGCTCACGCGGGCCACGGCCCTGGAGGCCGGGCCCGAGAGGGCATCCTTGAGCGAGGGTTCCGCAACTACCTTGAGATCATCGGCCATTCTTGCGCCTCATGGCCCGCAGGCTGTGCACCTGCCTTGGCTGGCCGCGCTTGCGCAGGGCGGCCATGCGCTCGGGATAGAGCGCCGCGTACCATTCCTCGGCCTCCGGGACGGTCATGGCGTCAATGCGCGCCATGTCAAGGCCGCCCGCCAGAAGCCCGGCTACGAGACAGCGCCGCCCTCTTCCCTGCCGAAGGCGGCCCGCAATTTTTTTGTGAGGTCTTCCTCCGCCTGGGCGAGGGCCGCGAAGTCCTGCAAGGGCAGCCCGGCCAGGAGCTCGGGCGTGATGTCCGCCTTTGGGAGCGTGCCCAGGGATTCAAGC
This window contains:
- a CDS encoding putative phage tail protein, giving the protein MPHRDLLAALLPPVSYDAAAPAVELSLQMEGRELDRVQADGARVLGALRPFVWQQWLPDWERVYGLPGPCTRGGQLLQVRMALLALAFQERGGISRRWLRRYALLAGYEVDIAGFRPFRAGHSQAGDPLTNGLWIFAFQVTARGDVARVFKAGQSPAGDALRHWGDPILECVIAWRKPAHAIAIISYDTEAPCTA
- a CDS encoding baseplate J/gp47 family protein, producing MPYTVPSFAEIRARQLRDARNLDATAHTDADSDLFIRASCVASAVDGLYAFQHWQTRQILPDTADPEYLEQHCALRGITRKAATRAAGTLTLTGRAGAYVPAGTEARDEEGELYLTTAAATLAGEDVDATAQVPCRAQKAGAMPDRRGARVTLLAAPSGVQSTGLLDLAGGTDAETDSSLLGRLLDYMREPPAGGTAADYRRWAREVPGVADAQVYPVRQGPGTVDVVLTGQDGIPGPDVVAAAQAHIDEECPLGIRATVYAPVLLTVDMTLALRVEGHATLLTLRPQVLEALSAQFALLKPGEALVLARVIAAVSGIEGVADVAVREPATNPAPTALQWCRLGDVTLEAL
- a CDS encoding phage GP46 family protein — translated: MDAQLDPTTGDYTGARIDHLGNAVYLRLMTPRGSWWADPALGSRLHELAREKDVPRVSILARQYAEQALQPLLDDGRARAIEVTAKQPHNGRLLLHVQVTEAGGAAWAFEHFVRVGA
- a CDS encoding phage baseplate assembly protein V, giving the protein MDITALIDERIRRALRALRLPFRARLTQLNGDPALQLAQGQGLAGEQAQAVEVVQQFGFSSGIPEGSQLIVLPLAGKSSANVVIATEHGAYRLKVGPGEARMYSQEGAYVHIKQGRVIEAECDDFRLRVKNAAVIEAGQGVLIDTPQTTLTGNMTATGEKGDKVEMSANVAIQGNITQDGSIVSSGDHVAGGISQTGHTHTGVLPGGGNTGLPQ
- a CDS encoding phage baseplate assembly protein → MQDKDAVSLTIAGHLHRDWTRASIDSDLFTPADAWQVGLGIPAAQIPEWIRPWAPVEVRVGDALVLSGRIDAIRRTIRKDALELTISGRDGAAVLLDCSAPVKTRRDVTVEEVCALIVRPLGIDRIEVRAGGPPRKKVSVEPGMTAWEALTRAAEASGLWPWFTPDGVLKVAAPDYSRPADAELLCAFDGTKNNVLSVEYETDISRRYSEVTVLGQSVGNEDDEAQNAISGRAWDALAWFQRPLIRDEGHVDSIAEARTRAKKILSDSVFEYRTTTVEVRGHRTDAGALWEPGMHIRLRVEGLCETDNLLARRTLRAGREGRTTTLTLKPWGLWLPDTSKKPKKKKKRGTHDDDEWGID
- a CDS encoding DNA circularization N-terminal domain-containing protein, encoding MSWLTLLDATFRGVPFQVESITDKGEKSLAVHEYPWRPGAEVEDLGRKARVIPVKALFWGQSYKAGVEALVTALEKDGKGELVHPVFGSVEVCIRSWEVAHDAERANYATVSFEAVEAGPDNPFFAGASARSLAEKARDALLSGLQKAADGAAPGLMSTLGELAGKAASVRNAVLVELDGLLTVYDGSRQVVRTAAQWLDAPRAFVADLSACISHAAAGVSGLGGYLSLSRLSQAFPRLDLATGRKSGDYATGVNSYGAAWVSGPVSDQVGRAEAVLAVRAPRAQAATPAPPTPGSLQTAVAQATTQALILQTQTWCQAVADTLEAELDEPALTPAEVESLTGNARARVEDCLDAVTAAWAPGRTHDICEGLREAALAVRQMGEAALNARPPLVTHVAVTPCNFHLLAHRLYGDYTRAAELARINPQVRNPNFVARGQELLVYAR
- a CDS encoding phage tail tape measure protein: MADDLKVVAEPSLKDALSGPASRAVARVSADARKAAREQEKSATSARTVADALAEVDKRGRDASRSVNGVAQALAHAAHTPFTSAAAQMQNLREATGRTRREMAALLKVANRAGHVVGAGVRMAGSVATSTAAQVAGGIAAAGSAAHLVSMDSRYAALKANANMNAEEASAFKSRVQGAAGATRVGEGDVMTLAEVMQDLIGDSKFYGNTLDLYSKAQKASGGNAADMGALAKVMHTMGITNREDTERGLSGAIAIGDKGSFTLRDFAQYGRSAAAAYSALGRGGTGGLFEVNTALQLAKDSKGTSAEAGTAVVSLFRELVAKSGKKDSLAKAGIKVFDEKGNIRSIIDIQKDIAKATGGSIEKLKKLGLSGEAQAALQSIMKQYRESGNFDFLDKYNVTGNEGDLDRKWRENSDTIDSALTALGNSWAKIMDSLFTAPLKNAARVITDMSEGARDTTVALGALGMGALALFAKVKAGQALMGMARKFMAKGGAAEAVEKAARPANKSVQALEQAAAQKKNVVREVKAAAKDAPLNITAPAEGSAAQAVEGAAKGAARGGVMNTARNFAKKVPFLNLLFAGGEVAATELDDSMTRAQKNAAHTETAGGLAGGVGGAKAGAAAGAFAGPVGMGIGGLLGALVGTFAGSKLGEAVGDFAFGNKEKEAPEPKPIEETVMRAAEVIRSAPLAATLNLTVELDGEVIARKVEQAQLRQSTRR